Proteins from a single region of Dermochelys coriacea isolate rDerCor1 chromosome 28, rDerCor1.pri.v4, whole genome shotgun sequence:
- the LOC119849246 gene encoding flavin-containing monooxygenase FMO GS-OX4-like isoform X2, whose translation MTAPGKLRVAVIGAGAAGLCAARHIAARPESFAPPVVFEASGRIGGTWVYTEETGQSPDGLPIHSSMYRDLRTNLPKEVMAFPDFPFDPSLPSFLHHSDVLAYLESYADHFCVREHIRFWWLVDAVSPAEGPEGGWDVTACRVQDRTVQATERFDAVIVCSGHYSDPFIPPIPGLETFPGRLLHSHEYRCPEPFAGRTVVLLGAGPSGLDLTLQLAPVAQRVILSHRQPLLSPLPGNVLQAAPAVAVAGDTVQFGDGAEHRADVLILCTGYRYHFPFLSPAHLGLQITAHMVTPLYRHLLPPHHPGLFFIGVCQQICPFPHFHCQLLFCLAVLGGTCCLPSAAEMQVAAEGELRQHLGADGAPRHFHQLGRLQWGYCQELARLGGFEPLPPVVRKIYEATQASRRQDVSSYRSLNYRVLSAEEWALVGADPGGKGAEDGQ comes from the exons ATGACGGCCCCAGGGAAGCTGCGGGTGGCAGTGATCGGGGCAGGAGCAGCCGGGCTGTGCGCGGCCCGCCACATTGCTGCCCGCCCCGAGTCCTTTGCGCCCCCCGTGGTGTTCGAGGCATCCGGCCGCATCGGGGGCACCTGGGTCTACACCGAAGAGACGGGGCAGAGCCCGGACGGGCTCCCCATCCACTCCAGCATGTACCGGGACCTCAG GACCAACCTGCCCAAGGAGGTGATGGCGTTCCCAGATTTCCCCTTTGACCCCTCCCTGCCATCCTTCCTGCACCACTCAGACGTCCTGGCCTATCTGGAAAGCTACGCCGACCACTTCTGTGTCCGAGAGCACATCAGG TTCTGGTGGCTGGTGGATGCCGTGAGCCCGGCCGAGGGCCCCGAGGGTGGCTGGGACGTCACCGCCTGCCGGGTCCAGGACCGGACGGTGCAAGCGACCGAGCGCTTCGATGCTGTAATTGTCTGCAGCGG TCACTACTCCGACCCCTTCATCCCTCCCATCCCTGGCCTGGAGACCTTCCCAG gccggCTGCTGCACAGCCACGAATACCGCTGCCCGGAGCCCTTTGCCGGCCGCACCGTGGTGCTGCTGGGGGCCGGCCCATCCGGCTTGGACCTGACGCTGCAGCTGGCCCCCGTGGCCCAGCGGGTAATCCTGAGCCACcggcagcccctgctatccccgCTGCCCGGGAACGTGCTGCAGGCAGCGCCGGCGGTGGCCGTGGCGGGGGACACGGTCCAGTTCGGGGACGGCGCCGAGCACAGGGCTGACGTCCTCATCCTCTGCACCGGGTACCGGTACCACTTCCCCTTCCTGTCACCCGCCCACCTGGGCCTGCAGATCACGGCCCACATGGTGACACCGCTGTACCGGCACCTGCTGCCCCCGCACCACCCTGGCCTCTTCTTCATTGGGGTCTGCCAGCagatctgccccttcccccacttccacTGCCAGCTGCTTTTCTGCCTGGCGGTGTTGGGGGGCACCTGCTGCCTGCCCTCCGCTGCCGAGATGCAAGTGGCCGCCGAGGGGGAGCTGCGGCAGCACCTAGGGGCCGACGGGGCCCCCAGGCACTTCCACCAGCTGGGACGGCTGCAGTGGGGTTACTGCCAGGAGCTGGCGCGGCTGGGCGGGTTCGAGCCCCTGCCCCCGGTGGTCAGGAAGATCTACGAGGCCACGCAAGCGAGCCGCAGGCAGGACGTCTCCAGCTACCGGAGCCTCAACTACAGGGTGTTGAGTGCTGAGGAGTGGGCGCTGGTGGGGGCTgaccctggggggaagggggctgaagaTGGGCAATGA
- the LOC119849246 gene encoding flavin-containing monooxygenase FMO GS-OX4-like isoform X3, whose product MAFPDFPFDPSLPSFLHHSDVLAYLESYADHFCVREHIRFWWLVDAVSPAEGPEGGWDVTACRVQDRTVQATERFDAVIVCSGHYSDPFIPPIPGLETFPGRLLHSHEYRCPEPFAGRTVVLLGAGPSGLDLTLQLAPVAQRVILSHRQPLLSPLPGNVLQAAPAVAVAGDTVQFGDGAEHRADVLILCTGYRYHFPFLSPAHLGLQITAHMVTPLYRHLLPPHHPGLFFIGVCQQICPFPHFHCQLLFCLAVLGGTCCLPSAAEMQVAAEGELRQHLGADGAPRHFHQLGRLQWGYCQELARLGGFEPLPPVVRKIYEATQASRRQDVSSYRSLNYRVLSAEEWALVGADPGGKGAEDGQ is encoded by the exons ATGGCGTTCCCAGATTTCCCCTTTGACCCCTCCCTGCCATCCTTCCTGCACCACTCAGACGTCCTGGCCTATCTGGAAAGCTACGCCGACCACTTCTGTGTCCGAGAGCACATCAGG TTCTGGTGGCTGGTGGATGCCGTGAGCCCGGCCGAGGGCCCCGAGGGTGGCTGGGACGTCACCGCCTGCCGGGTCCAGGACCGGACGGTGCAAGCGACCGAGCGCTTCGATGCTGTAATTGTCTGCAGCGG TCACTACTCCGACCCCTTCATCCCTCCCATCCCTGGCCTGGAGACCTTCCCAG gccggCTGCTGCACAGCCACGAATACCGCTGCCCGGAGCCCTTTGCCGGCCGCACCGTGGTGCTGCTGGGGGCCGGCCCATCCGGCTTGGACCTGACGCTGCAGCTGGCCCCCGTGGCCCAGCGGGTAATCCTGAGCCACcggcagcccctgctatccccgCTGCCCGGGAACGTGCTGCAGGCAGCGCCGGCGGTGGCCGTGGCGGGGGACACGGTCCAGTTCGGGGACGGCGCCGAGCACAGGGCTGACGTCCTCATCCTCTGCACCGGGTACCGGTACCACTTCCCCTTCCTGTCACCCGCCCACCTGGGCCTGCAGATCACGGCCCACATGGTGACACCGCTGTACCGGCACCTGCTGCCCCCGCACCACCCTGGCCTCTTCTTCATTGGGGTCTGCCAGCagatctgccccttcccccacttccacTGCCAGCTGCTTTTCTGCCTGGCGGTGTTGGGGGGCACCTGCTGCCTGCCCTCCGCTGCCGAGATGCAAGTGGCCGCCGAGGGGGAGCTGCGGCAGCACCTAGGGGCCGACGGGGCCCCCAGGCACTTCCACCAGCTGGGACGGCTGCAGTGGGGTTACTGCCAGGAGCTGGCGCGGCTGGGCGGGTTCGAGCCCCTGCCCCCGGTGGTCAGGAAGATCTACGAGGCCACGCAAGCGAGCCGCAGGCAGGACGTCTCCAGCTACCGGAGCCTCAACTACAGGGTGTTGAGTGCTGAGGAGTGGGCGCTGGTGGGGGCTgaccctggggggaagggggctgaagaTGGGCAATGA
- the LOC119849246 gene encoding flavin-containing monooxygenase FMO GS-OX-like 4 isoform X1 encodes MKYLATCGSEPRCGMTAPGKLRVAVIGAGAAGLCAARHIAARPESFAPPVVFEASGRIGGTWVYTEETGQSPDGLPIHSSMYRDLRTNLPKEVMAFPDFPFDPSLPSFLHHSDVLAYLESYADHFCVREHIRFWWLVDAVSPAEGPEGGWDVTACRVQDRTVQATERFDAVIVCSGHYSDPFIPPIPGLETFPGRLLHSHEYRCPEPFAGRTVVLLGAGPSGLDLTLQLAPVAQRVILSHRQPLLSPLPGNVLQAAPAVAVAGDTVQFGDGAEHRADVLILCTGYRYHFPFLSPAHLGLQITAHMVTPLYRHLLPPHHPGLFFIGVCQQICPFPHFHCQLLFCLAVLGGTCCLPSAAEMQVAAEGELRQHLGADGAPRHFHQLGRLQWGYCQELARLGGFEPLPPVVRKIYEATQASRRQDVSSYRSLNYRVLSAEEWALVGADPGGKGAEDGQ; translated from the exons ATGAAATACCTGGCTACTTGCGGATCAGAA CCGCGCTGTGGGATGACGGCCCCAGGGAAGCTGCGGGTGGCAGTGATCGGGGCAGGAGCAGCCGGGCTGTGCGCGGCCCGCCACATTGCTGCCCGCCCCGAGTCCTTTGCGCCCCCCGTGGTGTTCGAGGCATCCGGCCGCATCGGGGGCACCTGGGTCTACACCGAAGAGACGGGGCAGAGCCCGGACGGGCTCCCCATCCACTCCAGCATGTACCGGGACCTCAG GACCAACCTGCCCAAGGAGGTGATGGCGTTCCCAGATTTCCCCTTTGACCCCTCCCTGCCATCCTTCCTGCACCACTCAGACGTCCTGGCCTATCTGGAAAGCTACGCCGACCACTTCTGTGTCCGAGAGCACATCAGG TTCTGGTGGCTGGTGGATGCCGTGAGCCCGGCCGAGGGCCCCGAGGGTGGCTGGGACGTCACCGCCTGCCGGGTCCAGGACCGGACGGTGCAAGCGACCGAGCGCTTCGATGCTGTAATTGTCTGCAGCGG TCACTACTCCGACCCCTTCATCCCTCCCATCCCTGGCCTGGAGACCTTCCCAG gccggCTGCTGCACAGCCACGAATACCGCTGCCCGGAGCCCTTTGCCGGCCGCACCGTGGTGCTGCTGGGGGCCGGCCCATCCGGCTTGGACCTGACGCTGCAGCTGGCCCCCGTGGCCCAGCGGGTAATCCTGAGCCACcggcagcccctgctatccccgCTGCCCGGGAACGTGCTGCAGGCAGCGCCGGCGGTGGCCGTGGCGGGGGACACGGTCCAGTTCGGGGACGGCGCCGAGCACAGGGCTGACGTCCTCATCCTCTGCACCGGGTACCGGTACCACTTCCCCTTCCTGTCACCCGCCCACCTGGGCCTGCAGATCACGGCCCACATGGTGACACCGCTGTACCGGCACCTGCTGCCCCCGCACCACCCTGGCCTCTTCTTCATTGGGGTCTGCCAGCagatctgccccttcccccacttccacTGCCAGCTGCTTTTCTGCCTGGCGGTGTTGGGGGGCACCTGCTGCCTGCCCTCCGCTGCCGAGATGCAAGTGGCCGCCGAGGGGGAGCTGCGGCAGCACCTAGGGGCCGACGGGGCCCCCAGGCACTTCCACCAGCTGGGACGGCTGCAGTGGGGTTACTGCCAGGAGCTGGCGCGGCTGGGCGGGTTCGAGCCCCTGCCCCCGGTGGTCAGGAAGATCTACGAGGCCACGCAAGCGAGCCGCAGGCAGGACGTCTCCAGCTACCGGAGCCTCAACTACAGGGTGTTGAGTGCTGAGGAGTGGGCGCTGGTGGGGGCTgaccctggggggaagggggctgaagaTGGGCAATGA
- the LOC119849248 gene encoding lysophosphatidic acid receptor 6-like has product MTSNCSKNSSSEDLVFVGLYALIFTLGLVLNLAALYIFFRCSNVRSFTTVYMKNLAVSDLLLVVSLPVRIYYYSRRPCLGVQVCEIMGLLLLVNMYGSIFLLTCISGDRCMAVCFPLHPRVKALRKQAKYICLCVWLLSCAGTVPTYFTQPEKGELIEHCFDNQPKYVTQPSVSSAMALCFVLPLLVMVVCSWALLRAIQRSAAAQMELVNSAKIRSMIVANITIFLGCFLPFHLVLICYQVDALQGKMLDLSYRCTLLVASANAALDPLAYYFATETFQRMVVMDNLRKAWGFHSDSAEGQNRSQTALGQCIYLQNTTTLPNSTSLVGSPNREPRS; this is encoded by the coding sequence ATGACCTCCAATTGCAGCAAGAACAGCAGCTCGGAGGACCTGGTCTTTGTGGGGCTGTACGCCCTCATCTTCACGCTGGGGCTGGTGCTCAACCTGGCCGCGCTCTACATCTTCTTCCGCTGCAGCAACGTCCGCTCCTTCACCACCGTCTACATGAAGAACCTGGCCGTCTCCGacctgctgctggtggtgtcGCTGCCCGTCCGGATCTATTACTATAGCAGGCGGCCCTGTCTGGGAGTCCAGGTCTGCGAGAtcatggggctgctgctgctggtcaaCATGTATGGGAGCATCTTCCTGCTGACCTGCATCAGCGGGGACCGCTGCATGGCCGTCTgcttccccctgcacccccggGTCAAGGCGCTGCGCAAACAGGCCAAGTACATCTGCCTGTGCGTCTGGCTGCTGAGCTGTGCTGGCACCGTCCCCACCTATTTCACCCAGCCTGAGAAAGGGGAGCTGATAGAACACTGCTTCGACAACCAGCCCAAGTACGTCACCCAGCCCAGCGTGTCCTCGGCCATGGCTCTGTGCTTCGTCCTGCCGCTGCTGGTCATGGTGGTCTGCTCCTGGGCCCTGCTCCGAGCCATCCAGCGCAGCGCAGCCGCCCAGATGGAGCTGGTGAACAGCGCCAAGATCCGCAGCATGATTGTGGCCAACATCACCatcttcctgggctgctttctgCCTTTCCACCTGGTGCTGATCTGCTACCAGGTGGATGCCCTGCAGGGCAAGATGCTGGACCTTTCCTATCGCTGCACCTTGCTGGTGGCCTCCGCCAATGCAGCCCTGGACCCGCTGGCCTATTACTTCGCCACCGAGACCTTCCAGCGCATGGTGGTGATGGACAATCTGCGCAAGGCCTGGGGCTTCCACAGCGACAGCGCCGAGGGGCAGAACCGCTCCCAGACTGCACTTGGGCAGTGTATCTACCTGCAGAACACCACGACTTTGCCTAACAGCACCTCACTGGTGGGCAGCCCCAACAGGGAGCCCAGGAGCTAA